One segment of Caldalkalibacillus thermarum DNA contains the following:
- the spoIIAA gene encoding anti-sigma F factor antagonist, translated as MALQVEFTTREDVLIIRLAGELDHHTAEQLRRQAEQKLNEQQVRHILLNLEDLTFMDSSGLGVILGRYKQISQQGGQMIVCAISPTIYRLFELSGMFKILKFVDSEEQALKTLGVA; from the coding sequence GTGGCCTTACAAGTCGAGTTTACCACCCGTGAAGATGTACTGATTATCCGTTTAGCAGGCGAACTGGACCATCACACCGCCGAACAACTGCGCAGACAGGCGGAGCAAAAACTAAATGAGCAACAGGTCAGACATATCCTGTTAAATTTAGAAGATCTGACCTTTATGGACAGCTCTGGCCTGGGGGTTATTCTGGGGCGTTATAAGCAAATCTCCCAACAAGGTGGCCAAATGATCGTCTGTGCCATTTCCCCAACGATCTATCGTCTGTTTGAATTATCAGGAATGTTTAAAATCCTGAAGTTCGTGGACTCCGAAGAGCAGGCTTTAAAAACATTGGGGGTG